CAACTGACCGTTACCGACAGCCACTTCGGCAACAGCCCGGTAGACATGCCGCTGGAAGTGCTGCTGGGCAAAGCCCCGCGCATGCACCGCTCGGCCGTGCGTGAAAGCGAACTGGGCGATGATTTCGATCCGTCGACCCTGGCCATTGCCGACTGCGTGGAGCGCGTACTGCACCACCCGGCCGTTGCCAGCAAAAGCTTCCTGATCACCATCGGCGACCGCACCATTACCGGTCTGGTTGCGCGTGACCAAATGGTCGGCCCGTGGCAGGTTCCGGTGGCTGACGTTGCCGTCACCGCCACCAGCTTCGACGTGTACACAGGTGAAGCCATGGCCATGGGCGAGCGCACTCCGCTGGCCCTGCTGGACGCCCCGGCGTCTGGCCGCATGGCCATCGGCGAAACCCTGACCAACATCGCGGCTTCACGTATCGCCAGGATCTCCGACATCAAGCTGTCGGCCAACTGGATGTCGGCTGCCGGCCACCCGGGTGAAGATGCGCGCCTGTACGACACCGTCAAAGCGGTCGGCATGGAGCTGTGCCCTGAGCTGGGCATCACCATTCCGGTGGGCAAGGACTCGATGTCCATGGCCACGCGCTGGAACGATGAAGGCGTGGACAAGAGCGTCACCTCGCCGCTCTCGCTGATCGTCACCGGCTTTGCGCCCGTCACCGACATCCGCCAGACCCTGACCCCGCAACTGCGCATGGACAAGGGCACCACCGACCTGATCCTGATCGACCTCGGTCGCGGCCAGAACCGTATGGGTGCCTCGATCCTCGCTCAGGTGCACGGCAAGCTCGGCAAACAGGCCCCGGACGTCGATGACGCCGAAGACCTGAAGGCCTTCTTCGCGGTGATCCAGGGCCTGAACGCCGACGGTCACCTGCTGGCGTATCACGACCGTTCCGATGGTGGTCTGCTGACCAGCGCCGTGGAAATGGCCTTCGCCGGTCACTGCGGCCTGAGCCTGAACCTCGATGGCCTGGCGGAAACCTCTGCCGACATCGCTGCAATCCTGTTCAACGAAGAGCTGGGCGCCGTGATCCAGGTTCGCCAGGACGCAACGCCAGACGTACTCGCCCAGTTCAGCGCCGCTGGCCTGGGCGACTGCGTGGCGGTGGTTGGCCAGCCGATCAACAACGGTGAAATCAACATCGTCTTCAACGGCGAAACCGTGTTTGAAGGCCAGCGCCGCCTGCTGCAACGCCAGTGGGCCGAGACCAGCTACCAGATCCAGCGCCTGCGGGACAACGTCGACTGCGCCGAGCAGGAATTCGAGGTGATCCTGGAAGAAGACAACCCGGGCCTGAGCACCAAACTCAGCTTCGACGTCAACCAGGACATCGCCGCGCCTTACATCAAGAAAGGCATCCGCCCACAAGTGGCCGTACTGCGTGAGCAGGGCGTCAACGGCCAGGTGGAAATGGCGGCTGCGTTCGACCGTGCCGGCTTCAATGCGATCGACGTGCACATGAGCGACATCCTCGCCGGTCGCGTCGACCTCAACGAGTTCAAGGGCCTCGTAGCCTGCGGTGGTTTCTCCTACGGTGACGTGCTGGGTGCCGGTGAAGGCTGGGCCAAATCGGCCCTGTTCAACAGCCGTGCCCGTGATGCGTTCCAGGGTTTCTTCGAACGTAACGACAGCTTCACCCTGGGTGTGTGCAACGGTTGCCAGATGATGTCCAACCTCAGCGAACTGATCCCGGGCAGTGAGTTCTGGCCGCACTTTGTGCGTAACCGTTCCGAGCAGTTCGAAGCGCGTGTTGCGATGGTTCAGGTGCAGGAGTCCAACTCGATCTTCCTGCAGGGCATGGCCGGTTCGCGCATGCCAATCGCCATCGCCCACGGTGAGGGCCATGCGGAATTTTCCAGCGAAGAAGCGTTGCTGGAAGCCGACCTGTCGGGTTGCGTGGCGATGCGTTTCGTCGACAACCACGGCAAGGTCACCGAAGGCTACCCGGCCAACCCGAACGGCTCGCCGCGCGGGATCACCGGGCTGACCAGCCGCGACGGTCGCGTGACCATAATGATGCCGCACCCGGAGCGTGTATTTCGCGCCGTGCAAAACTCGTGGCGCCCGGAAGAGTGGAACGAAGACGGCGCGTGGATGCGCATGTTCCGTAACGCTCGCGTCTGGGTGAACTAAGTCGGTGTACAAGTTCAGCTTCTTTGTGCCCGACAGCCATGTGGAGACGGTGAAAACCGCCGTCTTCGCAGCCGGCGGCGGGCGCATCGGCAACTACGACAGCTGCGCCTGGCAGGTGCTGGGCCAGGGCCAATTTCGCGCGATGGACGGCAGCCAGCCGTTTATCGGGCAGGTGGGGCAGGTTGAAGTGGTTGAAGAATGGAAGGTTGAGCTGGTGGTGGCGGATGAGTTGATTGTGGCCGTCGTGGCTGCGTTGAAACTGAGCCATCCGTATGAGACACCGGCGTATGAGGTGTGGCAGTTGGCGGATTTTTGATTCGCTGGTTGTGAAAACAAGAAACCCGCTGGGCCTGGATGGTCAGCGGGTTTTTTGTTGGCTGTGAGGGCCTCATCGCGGGCAAGCCCGGCTCCCACATTTGACCGCGTTGCCATGGCTGGTGGCGATCAAATGTGGGGGCTGGCTTGTCGGGTCGCCGCACCGCTGCGATAGCGCCGGTCGAGCGACTCGGATTTTTCTGACAAGCCTTTCAGGTTGTCGCTCGGAACCTAACCTTCGCCAGTCGCTGCCAATTCAGTGACTGGGACTGCAAGCCCGCCGAAATTATGTTTGGCGCTCATAATCGTGGCGCTTTTCATAGCCATCGGTTTTCTGGTGGCTGTGCGCGGGAGACCTTTGGGTCTGCCGGGATGCTCCTTCCTCGGTCTTGCAGACCCGCGCACAGTTGCCACCCATCATCTGCAAGTGATGCTGGCAGCGCCTATTTTGAAGGAGCTTTACCATGATCAAAGACAGTCCAAATCCACCACTCGATTCAGCCTCGCTTCACGCCGCCGCCTGGGTCGGACGCTGGACTTGTATGAGTTGCCTGAACAGGCGGACCCGGCTTAGAAACATCTCTTCCCTACAGGCAGTAATAAACCCTGTGGTGAGCGGGCTTGCCCCGCGCTGGGCTGCGCAGCGGCCCTAAAACCTGCCACAGGGTTCTATCTGGAAAAATGCGGTGTTCTTATTGGGGCTGCTGCGCAGCCCAGCGCGGGGCAAGCCCGCTCACCACAGGCAAGCCCGCTTCACCACAGGCAAGCCTGCTCACCGCTGGACTTGTATGAGTTGCCTGAACAGGCGGACCCGGGTTAGAAACATCTCTTCCCTATAGGCAGTAATAAACCCTGTGGTGAGCGGGCTTGCCCCGCGCTGGGCTGCGCAGCGGCCCTAAAACCTGCCACAGGGTTCTATCTGGAAAAATGCGGGGTTCTTATTGGGGCTGCTGCGCAGCCCAGCGCGGGGCAAGCCTGCTTCACCACAGGCAAGCCTGCTCACCGCTGGACTTGTATGAGTTGCCTGAACAGGCGGACCCGGGTTAGAAACATCTCTTCCCTACAGGCAGTAATAAACCCTGTGGTGAGCGGGCTTGCCCCGCGCTGGGCTGCGCAGCGGCCCTAAAACCTGCCACAGGGTTCTATCTGAAAAAATGCGGTGTTCTTATTGGGGCTGCTGCGCAGCCCAGCGCGGGGCAAGCCCGCTCACCACAGGCAAGGCTGCTCACCACAAGTAAGCCCGCTCACCACAGGCAAGCCTGCTTACCACAGGCAAGCCTGCTTACCACAGGCAAGCCTACTCACTGCAATTTTGCTAGGCGCCGGTTACGGCTTCGCGGCCACTGACCAGGCGCTCCAAGGCTTCACCCAAGCCCGACGCCTTGTCACCAATCAGCAAGTGCCAAACACCGCTCTCAAGCTGACTCACACCCTGGCAACCCAGTGCCGTCAGTTGAGATTCCGACAGCACCGAACCATCCCCCAGCTCTACCCGCAACCGCGTCATCGCCACCGCGTCCAGTTGCAGCACATTGGCCCGACCGCCCAGGGCACTCAGCCATTTCTCGGCCTCGTGCACGTTCACCGGCGTGCTCTTCTCAACCGGCGCAGCAGCGACCGGAGTGACTCCAACATACGAAGGCATCGCCAACCGAATCTCATCGGCAATGCTGTCCGCCATCGGCCCGACCACCACCTGCAGGCTCCCGCCATTACCCGGCCGAACCACAGCCATGGCGCCCAGCGCTTTCAAATCGGCATCCACCGCCTTGTTGCGGTCCACCATGTCCAACCGCAGGCGCGTCGTGCAGGCACCCACGCTCAGTAGATTCTCCGCACCACCCAGCGCCCGAATATAAGCACCGGCCCGCTGGTTATCAGTCATGGCCTCAGCCTGCACGACTTGAATATCCTCACGCCCCGGCGTCTTCAAATTGAACCGGCGAATGCAGTAGTTGAAC
This genomic window from Pseudomonas sp. Bout1 contains:
- the purL gene encoding phosphoribosylformylglycinamidine synthase, encoding MLILRGAPALSAFRHSKLLEQLSQKVPSVSGLYAEFAHFADVTGVLTADEQQVLARLLKYGPSVPVQEPTGRLFLVLPRFGTISPWSSKASDIARNCGLEKIQRLERGIAFYVAGQFSDAEAELIASSLHDRMTQIIVGQLEQAAGLFSHAEPKPLTAIDVLGGGRAALEKANTELGLALAEDEIDYLVNAFIGLKRNPHDIELMMFAQANSEHCRHKIFNASWDIDGQSQEKSLFGMIKNTYVMHSEGVLSAYKDNASVIVGSVAGRFFPDPETRQYGAVQEPVHILMKVETHNHPTAIAPFPGAATGSGGEIRDEGATGRGAKPKAGLTGFTVSNLQIPGFEQPWEVPYGKPERIVTALDIMIEGPLGGAAFNNEFGRPALTGYFRTFEQSITTPRGDEVRGYHKPIMLAGGMGNIRAEHVQKAEILVGSKLIVLGGPAMLIGLGGGAASSMATGTSSADLDFASVQRENPEMERRCQEVIDRCWQLGEKNPISFIHDVGAGGLSNAFPELVNDGERGGRFELRNIPNDEPGMAPHEIWSNESQERYVLAVGPADFERFQAICERERCPFAVVGEATAEPQLTVTDSHFGNSPVDMPLEVLLGKAPRMHRSAVRESELGDDFDPSTLAIADCVERVLHHPAVASKSFLITIGDRTITGLVARDQMVGPWQVPVADVAVTATSFDVYTGEAMAMGERTPLALLDAPASGRMAIGETLTNIAASRIARISDIKLSANWMSAAGHPGEDARLYDTVKAVGMELCPELGITIPVGKDSMSMATRWNDEGVDKSVTSPLSLIVTGFAPVTDIRQTLTPQLRMDKGTTDLILIDLGRGQNRMGASILAQVHGKLGKQAPDVDDAEDLKAFFAVIQGLNADGHLLAYHDRSDGGLLTSAVEMAFAGHCGLSLNLDGLAETSADIAAILFNEELGAVIQVRQDATPDVLAQFSAAGLGDCVAVVGQPINNGEINIVFNGETVFEGQRRLLQRQWAETSYQIQRLRDNVDCAEQEFEVILEEDNPGLSTKLSFDVNQDIAAPYIKKGIRPQVAVLREQGVNGQVEMAAAFDRAGFNAIDVHMSDILAGRVDLNEFKGLVACGGFSYGDVLGAGEGWAKSALFNSRARDAFQGFFERNDSFTLGVCNGCQMMSNLSELIPGSEFWPHFVRNRSEQFEARVAMVQVQESNSIFLQGMAGSRMPIAIAHGEGHAEFSSEEALLEADLSGCVAMRFVDNHGKVTEGYPANPNGSPRGITGLTSRDGRVTIMMPHPERVFRAVQNSWRPEEWNEDGAWMRMFRNARVWVN
- a CDS encoding NGG1p interacting factor NIF3 → MYKFSFFVPDSHVETVKTAVFAAGGGRIGNYDSCAWQVLGQGQFRAMDGSQPFIGQVGQVEVVEEWKVELVVADELIVAVVAALKLSHPYETPAYEVWQLADF